A window of Planctomycetaceae bacterium contains these coding sequences:
- the rpe gene encoding ribulose-phosphate 3-epimerase, which yields MLNRDAMLSYLRDGRPVIAPSMLKCDFGNLHREMEMLDAAGAPLMHLDVMDAHFVPNLSYGPMVIEKMRPLTSTPFDAHLMVTDPAQFLDEYIKAGCEAITFHLEAVPDPTELLREIRSRNVVAGLAINPDTPFSAAEPFLPECDLFLVMSVHPGFGGQKFIPDVLSKVSQARAAGGPDLIISIDGGVGKSTIAACARAGTDVFVAGSSVFDEPDYSAAVADLHQIALSARSSC from the coding sequence ATGCTAAATCGAGACGCGATGCTGAGCTATCTGCGGGACGGTCGTCCTGTAATCGCTCCGTCAATGCTGAAGTGTGATTTCGGTAACCTCCATCGAGAGATGGAGATGCTGGATGCGGCCGGGGCACCCCTGATGCATCTGGACGTAATGGATGCCCATTTCGTCCCGAATCTTTCGTATGGTCCAATGGTCATCGAGAAGATGCGTCCGCTGACGTCGACCCCTTTTGACGCGCACCTGATGGTGACTGATCCGGCTCAGTTTCTCGACGAATACATAAAGGCTGGCTGTGAGGCCATTACCTTTCATCTTGAGGCGGTCCCCGATCCAACGGAGTTGCTGCGTGAAATTCGCAGTCGCAACGTGGTTGCCGGGCTTGCAATCAATCCTGATACCCCGTTTTCTGCTGCTGAACCCTTTCTGCCCGAATGCGATCTTTTCCTTGTGATGAGTGTGCATCCCGGATTTGGCGGCCAGAAATTTATCCCTGACGTTCTTTCCAAAGTGAGTCAGGCTCGTGCCGCAGGTGGCCCGGATCTGATCATTTCTATTGACGGTGGTGTTGGCAAAAGCACCATCGCGGCTTGTGCCCGAGCTGGAACGGACGTGTTTGTGGCAGGCAGTTCGGTGTTTGATGAACCCGATTACTCGGCGGCTGTCGCCGATTTACACCAGATCGCGCTTTCTGCGCGGTCGAGTTGCTAA
- a CDS encoding serine/threonine-protein kinase: MNEQPADSSHSDTTPLKTRDLSNSRVGEFLLLRRLGTGGMADVYLAEQTSLGRSVAIKILKDDVLNGSGSLSSSSTTRKRFEQEARTAAALNHPHIVQVYTTGHQDGLNYIVQEYVAGWNLSQWIRKHGSPDYGKGLKWMQEIASAIRAASEAGVVHRDIKPENIMITTNGICKVTDFGLAQLNAVPEKKVNLTQAGTTMGTPLYMSPEQIKGDSLDHRSDQYSFGVTCFHMFAGRPPFPGKNAVSVAVQHLKEEPPRLETLRADLPRKLCNAIHRMMAKDPAQRFQSHAELEAVLKALENVPVNTRLGSAYSVWSTIHAWLPPAGILIPGLVAAMLATYVAASQVMQPARLPEVDNSVPKESTAVRQFAVALLNPRDTTKWKAVLEYFPETEEAEFAAVRLGLLYVSRGAFSEAMETFDALQKQGLVPEKRHLRVLGLTGKAYALSKEMARKEAADNKADADKLREQRDELLDSIQPYGSDYPTDFDLELIFSQSPEELREFYGPLRARSPLFR; encoded by the coding sequence ATGAATGAACAGCCAGCCGATTCGTCGCACAGCGACACGACTCCCCTGAAAACGCGGGACTTAAGCAATTCGCGTGTGGGCGAATTTCTGTTGCTTCGGCGTTTGGGAACGGGAGGTATGGCGGATGTCTATCTCGCAGAACAGACTTCACTGGGGCGGTCTGTCGCCATCAAGATCCTGAAGGACGATGTCTTGAACGGAAGTGGCTCACTTTCGTCGTCTTCCACCACTCGAAAGCGATTTGAACAGGAGGCCCGAACGGCAGCCGCTCTGAACCATCCCCATATCGTTCAGGTGTACACGACAGGCCATCAGGATGGATTGAATTACATCGTTCAGGAGTACGTTGCCGGCTGGAATCTCAGCCAGTGGATCCGCAAACACGGTAGCCCCGACTACGGAAAAGGGCTGAAATGGATGCAGGAAATCGCGTCGGCTATTCGAGCGGCCTCAGAGGCAGGTGTCGTCCATCGCGATATCAAGCCCGAAAATATCATGATCACCACGAATGGAATCTGCAAGGTGACCGACTTTGGCCTGGCCCAGCTGAACGCTGTTCCGGAAAAGAAGGTCAACCTGACTCAGGCAGGGACCACCATGGGGACGCCGCTTTATATGAGCCCCGAGCAGATCAAAGGCGACTCTCTTGACCATCGGAGCGACCAGTACTCATTCGGCGTGACGTGCTTTCACATGTTTGCGGGCCGACCGCCTTTTCCCGGAAAGAATGCCGTTAGCGTCGCTGTGCAGCATCTGAAAGAGGAACCGCCTCGGCTGGAAACACTGCGAGCCGACCTGCCTCGAAAGCTGTGCAACGCCATTCACCGAATGATGGCCAAAGATCCGGCTCAGCGTTTTCAGTCGCATGCAGAGCTTGAAGCCGTGCTGAAGGCGCTGGAAAACGTTCCGGTGAACACCCGCCTTGGCTCTGCCTACAGCGTTTGGTCCACCATTCATGCGTGGCTGCCGCCAGCAGGCATACTGATCCCCGGCCTCGTTGCTGCGATGCTTGCCACTTATGTTGCCGCCAGTCAGGTGATGCAGCCTGCACGGCTACCCGAAGTTGATAACTCCGTGCCGAAAGAGTCGACAGCGGTTCGGCAGTTCGCCGTCGCACTGCTTAATCCTCGCGACACAACGAAATGGAAAGCAGTCCTTGAGTACTTCCCGGAGACCGAAGAAGCGGAATTCGCTGCGGTGCGCCTTGGGCTGCTTTATGTCTCTCGCGGGGCATTTTCTGAAGCGATGGAAACATTTGACGCCCTGCAAAAACAAGGGCTCGTCCCGGAAAAACGTCATCTCCGCGTTCTTGGCTTAACAGGGAAAGCCTACGCCCTGAGCAAAGAAATGGCCCGGAAGGAGGCGGCCGACAATAAAGCGGACGCCGACAAACTCCGCGAACAGCGGGACGAATTGCTGGATTCGATCCAGCCGTATGGGTCTGACTACCCAACAGACTTCGATCTTGAGCTGATTTTTAGCCAGTCGCCGGAGGAGCTTCGCGAATTCTACGGTCCGTTGCGGGCTCGCAGCCCGCTCTTCCGTTGA
- a CDS encoding histidine phosphatase family protein, with the protein MATIVLIRAGCTDYDDQHRLLGTLDLPLNQRGVDQIREAVQVLNERGIRLEAIYTSPEDPACGTAHVVAESQASAKVRELDELRNVNQGLWQGLPEADIRKRFPKLFKNCKDSPVAICPPEGETLSDACQRLTRVLTKAIRKYDVFAIVAPEPLATVIRCTLERRHPRVSACLCGEEQKELLQIIEAESFDAERFLAGEFVAPAENSVTVASSNQENAR; encoded by the coding sequence ATGGCAACTATCGTTTTGATTCGAGCTGGCTGCACTGATTACGACGATCAGCATCGCCTTCTGGGGACACTGGATCTGCCGCTGAACCAACGCGGCGTGGACCAGATTCGCGAGGCCGTTCAGGTGCTGAATGAGCGGGGAATTCGGCTGGAGGCGATTTACACCTCTCCGGAAGATCCGGCATGCGGCACTGCTCATGTTGTGGCAGAGTCGCAGGCTTCCGCAAAGGTTCGCGAGCTGGATGAACTGCGTAACGTTAATCAGGGCCTTTGGCAGGGATTGCCTGAAGCCGACATTCGCAAGCGTTTCCCCAAATTGTTCAAGAACTGCAAAGACAGCCCGGTTGCGATTTGTCCGCCGGAGGGAGAAACGCTTTCGGATGCCTGTCAGCGACTAACTCGTGTTTTGACAAAAGCGATTCGTAAGTACGATGTATTTGCAATCGTTGCTCCGGAACCGCTGGCGACCGTCATTCGGTGCACGCTGGAACGTCGGCATCCCCGCGTTTCGGCCTGCCTTTGCGGGGAAGAGCAGAAAGAGTTGCTTCAGATCATTGAAGCCGAATCGTTTGATGCGGAACGTTTTCTGGCGGGTGAATTCGTGGCACCAGCAGAAAATTCCGTCACGGTCGCTTCCTCAAATCAGGAGAATGCTCGATGA